Below is a window of Escherichia coli DSM 30083 = JCM 1649 = ATCC 11775 DNA.
TCGATGGCATCCATTAACATTCCGGTGATCGACACCGGAAACTCTGCTTCAATCTCACGAATACAGGTTGGGCTGGTGACGTTAATTTCAGTCAGACGGTCGCCGATGATATCCAGACCAACAAAAATCAGCCCTTTTTCTTTCAGCGTCGGCCCAATCTGACGGGCGATTTTCCAGTCACTTTCCGTCAGCGGACGAGGTTCACCGCGACCACCGGCAGCCAGATTGCCACGGGTTTCGCCCCCCTGCGGAATACGCGCCAGGCAATACGGCACCGGCTCGCCATCCACTACCAGCACGCGTTTGTCGCCATCTTTAATGGCTGGCAGGTAATTTTGCGCCATGCAGTAGCGAGTGCCATGCTCAGTCAGGGTTTCGGCAATCACGCCGAGGTTTGGATCACCTTCTTTCACGCGGAAAATCGACGCGCCGCCCATACCGTCCAGCGGCTTAAGAATGATGTCGCTGTGTTTTTCCCAGAACGCTTTCAACTGCGCTTTATTGCGCGTGACCAGTGTTTCTGGCGTTAAGTCAGAGAACCAGGCAGTGAACAGTTTTTCGTTACAGTCGCGCAGGCTCTGCGGCTTGTTAACGATCAGCGTCCCTTTCTCTTCGGCACGTTCCAGAATATAGGTCGCGTAGATAAACTCGGTATCAAACGGCGGGTCTTTACGCATCAGGATCACATCGAGATCGGCCAGCGGCAGATCCTGCTCACCCGTGAACTCGTACCATTTATCGTAGTTCTGTTCGACGCTCAAAGTACGGGTACGAGCGCGAGCCTCACCATTGATCAAATAGAGATCGGCCATCTCCATATAGTGAAGTTCGTAACCACGACGCTGTGCTTCCAGCAACATAGCGAAACTGGAATCTTTCTTGATGTTGATGTTTGCGATGGGGTCCATCACGATGCCGAGCTTGATCATTATTCTTCTCCGTTAGCCCAAATCGCCAAAACGCACTTGTAGCGCGGTAATGGCGGTGAGCGCAGTTGTCTCAGTACGCAAAACGCGAGGTCCCAACAGGATATCAGTAAATTGATAGCGGGCAGTCATGGCAATTTCATCTGCCGATAAACCGCCTTCCGGGCCAATCAGCAGGCGGACGCGTTCGACCGGTAACGGCAACGTATTGATGCTGTTACTGGCGCGCGGGTGAAGATTCAGTTTCAGTCCTTCATCCTGCTCTGCACACCAGGCTTCCAGATCCATCGCTGGACGGATTTCCGGCACCCGGTTACGGCCACACTGCTCACAGGCAGCAATTGCAATCTTCTGCCACTGCTGGAGCTTCTTGTTCAGACGTTCACTATCCAGTTTAACGCCGCAGCGCTCAGAAAAAAGTGGCGTAATGAGGCTTACACCGAGTTCGATCGATTTC
It encodes the following:
- the gshB gene encoding glutathione synthase: MIKLGIVMDPIANINIKKDSSFAMLLEAQRRGYELHYMEMADLYLINGEARARTRTLSVEQNYDKWYEFTGEQDLPLADLDVILMRKDPPFDTEFIYATYILERAEEKGTLIVNKPQSLRDCNEKLFTAWFSDLTPETLVTRNKAQLKAFWEKHSDIILKPLDGMGGASIFRVKEGDPNLGVIAETLTEHGTRYCMAQNYLPAIKDGDKRVLVVDGEPVPYCLARIPQGGETRGNLAAGGRGEPRPLTESDWKIARQIGPTLKEKGLIFVGLDIIGDRLTEINVTSPTCIREIEAEFPVSITGMLMDAIEARLQQQ
- the rsmE gene encoding 16S rRNA (uracil(1498)-N(3))-methyltransferase — its product is MRIPRIYHPEPLTSHSHIALCEDAANHIGRVLRMGPGQALQLFDGSNQVFDAEITSASKKSVEVKVLEGQIDDRESPLHIHLGQVMSRGEKMEFTIQKSIELGVSLITPLFSERCGVKLDSERLNKKLQQWQKIAIAACEQCGRNRVPEIRPAMDLEAWCAEQDEGLKLNLHPRASNSINTLPLPVERVRLLIGPEGGLSADEIAMTARYQFTDILLGPRVLRTETTALTAITALQVRFGDLG